A single genomic interval of Lacrimispora sphenoides JCM 1415 harbors:
- a CDS encoding VanZ family protein → MNKRERIETVFLYGVFICYILLLFKILFLSRVSLLELFHRQRTIGRSINLIPFHSIMEYISGGSENLKRFAFGNVIGNVAIFVPFGIYFPLFKNDKRVMTNLLFIFSVSLLVEIIQGLLGIGASDIDDVILNCLGGWIGILGYKFSILLLRDEKKVRTTITILSTIIGLPVILFFLFVIKMRF, encoded by the coding sequence ATGAATAAACGAGAGCGAATTGAAACAGTCTTTTTATATGGTGTTTTCATTTGTTATATACTTTTGTTATTTAAAATACTGTTCCTATCAAGAGTTTCGCTTTTGGAGTTATTTCATAGACAAAGGACTATAGGCAGGTCAATTAACCTCATTCCTTTTCATAGTATAATGGAATATATATCTGGTGGTTCTGAGAATCTAAAAAGATTTGCTTTTGGTAATGTGATTGGCAATGTAGCTATTTTTGTTCCCTTTGGTATATATTTCCCATTATTTAAAAATGATAAAAGAGTTATGACCAATTTGCTGTTTATTTTTTCAGTGAGTTTATTGGTTGAGATCATTCAGGGGCTTTTGGGCATCGGAGCATCAGACATTGACGATGTAATTCTAAATTGTCTGGGCGGCTGGATAGGTATTTTAGGCTATAAGTTTTCAATACTTCTATTACGAGATGAGAAAAAAGTACGTACTACAATTACAATACTATCTACGATTATAGGATTACCTGTTATATTATTTTTTTTATTTGTAATTAAAATGAGATTCTAA
- the mgtA gene encoding magnesium-translocating P-type ATPase produces the protein MQKVKNNLETLKVTQDMVRRDEIATRLKSAAAAKADVLFHNLNTTTEGLSEDLVDASREQYGDNKVTHGKKVSLPKRIAEAFINPFTAILIGLTAVSAFTDIILADPGEADPLTVVIIMTMVLISGILRFVQETRSGNAADKLLKMIKTTTNVRRMETGNAEIPLEEVVVGDIVHLAAGDMIPADMRIIQAKDLFVSQSALTGESVAVEKIPGAVSVEHDTLAEYPNLAFMGSNVISGSAAGVVVATGDDTIFGDMAKNVSDKPVQTNFEKGVNSVSWLLIRFMLVMVPIVLFINGFTKGDWMQATLFALSIAVGLTPEMLPMIVTTCLAKGAVAMSKEKTIIKNLNSIQNLGSIDILCTDKTGTLTQDKVALQYHLNIHGEEDTRVLRHAFLNSYYQTGLKNLMDVAVIERTLEEQKTVAELRGLTDQFTKVDEIPFDFERRRMSVVVKNGKTQMITKGAVEEMLSVCSYAEYEGKVMPLTDDIKAYILKKVNDLNEDGMRVIAVAQKTNPSPVGTFSVADESDMVLMGYLAFLDPPKESTAEALAALKEHGVDVKILTGDNDKVTRCVCRQVGLSVDRILLGSDLDNMSNEELGSAAERVSVFAKLSPQQKARVITILRNNGHSVGYMGDGINDAAAMKASDVGISVDTAVDIAKESADVILLEKDLMVLEKGIIEGRKTYANMIKYIKMTASSNFGNMFSVLAASAFLPFIPMLPIHLILLNLIYDLSCTAIPWDNVDKEYLAVPRKWDASSIGKFMIWIGPTSSVFDITTYLLMYFIICPAMTGGLMFHQLTDPAMQAYFIALFQAGWFVESMWSQTLVIHMIRTPKIPFIQSHASLSVTLLTFTGIAALTIIPFTKLGASIGLAALPPVYFAWLALTIFLYMVLATVFKKIFIRRYGELL, from the coding sequence ATGCAAAAAGTAAAAAACAATTTAGAAACGTTAAAAGTAACCCAGGACATGGTACGCCGTGACGAGATCGCAACCAGGTTAAAATCTGCCGCCGCTGCTAAAGCGGATGTACTGTTTCACAATCTGAACACGACGACGGAAGGACTCAGTGAGGATCTTGTGGATGCTTCCCGTGAACAGTACGGCGACAATAAAGTTACCCACGGAAAAAAAGTATCCCTGCCCAAACGCATCGCCGAGGCGTTCATCAATCCTTTTACCGCCATCCTCATCGGGCTGACGGCGGTGTCAGCATTTACCGACATCATTCTCGCAGATCCGGGAGAAGCAGATCCGCTGACTGTTGTGATTATCATGACAATGGTGCTGATTTCCGGAATTCTGCGCTTCGTGCAGGAAACAAGAAGCGGCAACGCCGCTGATAAGCTTTTAAAAATGATCAAGACGACCACAAACGTCCGGCGGATGGAGACTGGCAACGCGGAAATACCGCTGGAAGAAGTCGTTGTGGGCGATATTGTCCACCTGGCTGCAGGAGACATGATTCCCGCCGACATGCGGATTATCCAGGCCAAAGATTTGTTTGTCAGCCAGTCGGCACTGACTGGCGAAAGTGTGGCAGTAGAGAAAATTCCAGGGGCCGTAAGTGTGGAACACGATACATTGGCAGAGTATCCGAACCTGGCCTTTATGGGATCAAACGTCATCAGCGGCAGCGCGGCAGGAGTGGTTGTTGCAACGGGTGATGACACGATATTCGGAGATATGGCAAAGAATGTCAGTGATAAGCCTGTTCAGACCAACTTTGAAAAAGGCGTTAACTCTGTATCATGGCTGCTCATCCGCTTCATGCTGGTCATGGTACCCATCGTGTTGTTCATCAACGGTTTCACCAAAGGTGACTGGATGCAGGCAACCCTGTTTGCCCTGTCAATAGCGGTAGGCCTGACACCGGAGATGCTGCCGATGATTGTTACCACCTGCCTTGCCAAAGGCGCAGTGGCTATGTCTAAGGAAAAGACAATCATCAAGAACTTAAATTCGATCCAGAATCTTGGTTCCATCGACATTCTTTGTACTGACAAGACCGGAACCCTGACCCAGGATAAAGTGGCGCTGCAATACCACTTGAATATCCACGGGGAGGAAGATACCCGCGTATTGCGCCATGCCTTTTTAAACAGCTACTACCAGACAGGACTGAAAAATCTCATGGATGTCGCCGTCATTGAGCGCACCCTGGAAGAACAGAAAACGGTAGCGGAACTTCGCGGCCTTACCGATCAGTTTACCAAGGTTGATGAAATCCCCTTCGACTTTGAGCGCCGTCGCATGAGCGTAGTGGTGAAAAACGGCAAGACACAGATGATCACCAAGGGCGCGGTGGAGGAAATGCTGTCGGTTTGCAGTTATGCCGAGTATGAGGGAAAGGTGATGCCGCTGACCGACGACATCAAGGCATATATCCTTAAAAAGGTAAATGATTTAAACGAGGATGGAATGCGGGTTATCGCCGTTGCGCAAAAGACCAATCCCTCTCCCGTAGGCACGTTTTCCGTGGCCGACGAATCGGATATGGTGCTGATGGGATATCTTGCTTTCCTTGACCCTCCAAAGGAATCCACGGCGGAAGCACTCGCCGCCTTAAAAGAGCATGGCGTAGACGTGAAAATTCTGACCGGCGATAACGATAAGGTGACCCGCTGCGTTTGCCGGCAGGTAGGCCTCTCCGTGGACCGCATCTTATTGGGCTCTGATCTTGACAACATGTCCAATGAAGAACTTGGCAGCGCCGCCGAAAGAGTCAGCGTTTTTGCCAAGCTGTCTCCGCAGCAGAAAGCCCGTGTTATTACAATCTTACGGAATAACGGACACAGCGTTGGCTATATGGGCGACGGCATCAACGACGCGGCAGCTATGAAGGCTTCCGACGTGGGCATTTCCGTTGACACAGCGGTTGACATTGCCAAAGAGTCTGCTGATGTCATTCTTCTGGAAAAAGACTTAATGGTATTAGAAAAAGGCATTATCGAGGGCCGCAAAACTTACGCCAACATGATCAAATATATCAAGATGACAGCAAGCTCCAACTTCGGCAATATGTTCTCAGTACTTGCAGCCAGTGCTTTCCTGCCCTTCATTCCCATGCTGCCCATCCATCTGATTCTGTTGAATCTGATTTACGATTTAAGCTGTACAGCAATTCCGTGGGATAATGTAGATAAAGAGTACCTTGCTGTACCGAGGAAATGGGACGCTTCCTCCATCGGAAAATTCATGATATGGATCGGACCTACCAGCTCGGTGTTTGACATCACCACCTACCTGCTGATGTATTTCATCATCTGCCCGGCCATGACCGGCGGACTTATGTTCCATCAGCTTACTGACCCGGCTATGCAGGCATACTTTATCGCACTGTTCCAGGCCGGCTGGTTTGTGGAATCCATGTGGAGCCAGACGCTTGTCATTCATATGATTAGAACGCCTAAGATTCCTTTTATCCAGAGCCATGCTTCCCTGTCGGTGACACTGCTCACCTTTACAGGCATTGCAGCCCTGACCATCATTCCATTTACCAAACTTGGAGCATCCATCGGCCTGGCCGCCCTGCCGCCTGTATATTTCGCATGGCTGGCGCTGACCATTTTCCTGTATATGGTGCTCGCTACGGTATTCAAGAAGATTTTTATCAGAAGGTATGGTGAGTTATTATAA
- a CDS encoding sensor histidine kinase: MKNMIQRGKFFYNNMMLQTKFTITHLVITTIPMLVLFFFFHGKLYDMVLADTIRTEQTASAMTMPQIDQLIETCLETQKSLEAHPYYKKLFRMIGYQPSNWIDDSSEAADFYGAAEAIIDGEYITNILIYLDIPEFQEIFHNETSSRIFRPMREARGSYWHGIFQGDRSINSLFCPEFYLSPIEVRESGDMAYITKTTILYNSEYRTCYTAIYYSKAPFTRLLKNNLTEDTSVAYIINDRDSTVATSDGGLAGIYHFSYDKVRDFFMSSNNFVLKNILDHDVYAGFYYIRKADWFMVAVIPTRAIIQKSFLLMIGFFFIYLLCILISFLIANRLSHSITNRISSVIGQMAKVRTEPPTPLPASLYHDEIGGLIDTYNYMTRMMNRLIGEQAKAAEDLRAAEFNSLQAQINPHFLYNTMDMINWLAQQGRTEEVSEAVVDLSRFYKLTLSHKGILSNIADELEHVKTYVRLQNMRYHQIIDFVDDIPDHMMDLPIPKLTFQPVVENSILHGLLEKVPKGGTIVITGWLEDNTAVILISDDGVGMDTGKLSGILSGNGSSKNGTNIAVFNTHRRLEILYGPGYGLTYNSLQGKGTEVEIRIFTKQESGFTFDTFDR, from the coding sequence ATGAAAAATATGATACAAAGAGGAAAGTTCTTCTACAACAACATGATGCTACAGACAAAGTTTACCATCACCCATTTGGTCATCACCACCATACCCATGCTGGTCTTGTTCTTCTTTTTCCATGGAAAGCTTTATGACATGGTTTTGGCGGATACCATCCGGACGGAACAAACCGCCTCTGCCATGACCATGCCGCAGATTGATCAGCTGATCGAAACATGTCTGGAGACGCAGAAAAGCCTGGAAGCCCATCCATACTATAAAAAGCTGTTCCGTATGATCGGATATCAGCCTTCCAACTGGATTGATGATTCTTCAGAGGCAGCAGATTTTTACGGGGCAGCAGAAGCCATCATTGACGGTGAATACATAACGAATATTCTTATTTATCTGGATATTCCCGAATTTCAGGAAATCTTTCACAATGAAACTTCCAGCCGGATCTTCCGCCCAATGAGAGAGGCCAGAGGGTCTTACTGGCACGGAATTTTCCAGGGGGACCGGTCTATAAATTCTCTCTTTTGTCCGGAATTCTATTTAAGTCCTATAGAGGTAAGGGAATCAGGAGACATGGCCTATATTACCAAAACCACCATTTTATATAACAGTGAGTATCGCACCTGCTATACGGCTATCTATTACTCCAAAGCACCGTTTACAAGACTTTTAAAGAACAATTTAACAGAGGATACCAGCGTGGCCTATATCATCAATGACCGGGACAGCACCGTTGCCACCTCTGATGGCGGACTGGCGGGAATCTACCATTTCAGCTATGACAAGGTCCGGGATTTCTTTATGTCGTCCAATAATTTTGTCCTCAAGAATATTCTGGATCATGATGTTTATGCTGGTTTTTATTATATCAGGAAAGCGGACTGGTTTATGGTGGCTGTCATTCCGACCAGAGCCATCATTCAAAAAAGCTTCCTCCTTATGATCGGTTTTTTCTTCATATATTTACTTTGCATATTGATTTCATTTTTAATTGCAAACCGGCTGTCCCATTCCATTACCAACCGGATTTCCTCTGTCATCGGGCAAATGGCAAAGGTGCGCACAGAGCCGCCCACCCCTCTGCCCGCATCTCTTTACCATGATGAGATCGGAGGCCTGATCGACACTTACAATTATATGACCAGGATGATGAACCGGCTCATCGGGGAGCAGGCAAAAGCGGCAGAGGACTTACGAGCCGCTGAATTTAATTCTCTTCAAGCCCAGATCAATCCCCATTTTCTATACAACACCATGGACATGATCAACTGGCTGGCGCAGCAGGGCCGGACGGAAGAGGTTTCTGAGGCAGTCGTGGACCTTTCCCGTTTTTACAAGCTGACTTTAAGCCATAAGGGAATCTTAAGCAACATTGCCGATGAGCTGGAACATGTGAAAACCTATGTACGGCTTCAAAATATGCGTTACCATCAGATCATTGACTTTGTGGATGATATACCGGATCATATGATGGACTTGCCAATACCAAAACTGACCTTTCAGCCAGTGGTGGAAAATTCTATCCTCCATGGGCTTTTGGAAAAGGTGCCAAAGGGAGGTACCATTGTCATTACCGGCTGGCTGGAGGACAATACAGCCGTCATACTGATTTCCGATGATGGGGTGGGAATGGACACCGGAAAGCTTTCCGGCATTCTCTCCGGAAACGGGTCCAGTAAAAATGGGACAAACATTGCCGTATTCAATACCCACCGACGTCTGGAGATCCTTTATGGTCCAGGATATGGCCTGACCTATAACAGCCTGCAGGGAAAGGGGACAGAGGTGGAGATCAGGATTTTTACAAAACAGGAATCTGGTTTTACATTCGACACATTCGACCGTTAG
- a CDS encoding NAD-dependent epimerase/dehydratase family protein has protein sequence MEILVLGGTKYFGIHMVEKLIKKGHNVTIATRGVTKDTYGNSVRRLVVERSSAKNMEEVFSNKTFDVVCDNIAYCSNDVKYALDSIKCKRYVMTSSMSVYDDLHINTMESDFNPHEKPLKWCNRADYPYGEVKRLAECALFQAYPSQNGAAVRFPFVIGTDDYTKRLYFYIEHVVKGIPMFIDNIDAQMEFVSSNEAGRFLAFLAEQECTGPVNGSSSGTISLREIIAYVEGKTGSRAILSKAGDNGPYNGAPDYSLNTRLASEWEFDFSPLKSWIYDLIDKYIQDAMA, from the coding sequence ATGGAAATTTTAGTTTTGGGCGGGACAAAATACTTTGGCATACATATGGTTGAAAAACTCATCAAAAAAGGGCATAATGTTACGATTGCAACAAGGGGAGTGACAAAAGATACTTACGGGAACAGCGTACGCAGATTAGTTGTTGAACGCAGCTCTGCCAAAAACATGGAGGAAGTATTTAGCAACAAGACGTTTGATGTGGTATGCGACAATATTGCCTATTGTTCCAATGACGTAAAATATGCGCTGGACTCTATAAAATGCAAACGCTATGTAATGACCTCCTCCATGTCTGTATATGATGATCTCCATATCAACACAATGGAAAGCGACTTCAATCCTCATGAAAAGCCGTTAAAATGGTGCAATAGAGCGGATTATCCATATGGTGAGGTGAAAAGGCTCGCAGAGTGCGCTTTATTTCAAGCTTATCCATCACAAAACGGCGCAGCCGTCAGATTCCCTTTTGTCATTGGTACCGATGACTATACAAAACGATTGTATTTCTATATCGAACATGTTGTTAAGGGGATTCCCATGTTTATTGACAATATTGACGCACAGATGGAATTTGTCAGTTCAAATGAAGCGGGCCGGTTTCTGGCTTTCCTGGCGGAGCAAGAATGTACAGGCCCAGTCAACGGCAGCAGTTCGGGAACAATATCTCTCCGAGAGATAATTGCATATGTTGAAGGAAAGACCGGAAGTAGAGCTATTTTGTCGAAAGCGGGAGATAACGGTCCTTACAACGGTGCGCCGGATTACAGCTTAAATACCAGACTCGCATCAGAATGGGAATTCGATTTTTCTCCGTTAAAATCGTGGATTTATGATTTGATTGACAAATATATTCAGGATGCAATGGCATAG
- a CDS encoding EAL domain-containing protein: protein MQEFDIFISKLANQQMVRVLRRGLLYLMPFVLIGSIVLALLNLPIPAYQSFMSYIFGEGWREIGLLIYEGTLQIMAIITLITVSHAVASEKELIKSGEVSTTVLQAVALIVFIIWMKTSDGIVISTANAGSSGMFGAIIISFLACGLYCFFHKIQDCIRPKNLISYHGSPLTREAFRTVLPALLTVFTFSMGKVMLDLIGFGNYQFLHKIHDMWLSGQNFYSAVIIILITHILWFFGIHGGNVIMDAMPVAASPVSSAMDAVIFNKEFFDTYVYLGGAGATFGLLIALLLVGKNSSETRLAKISVLPGIFNINEVMIFGLPIIFNPYFFAPFVLAPVFLCLNAWIYVSVGWVPPVTQAVKWTTPIFLSGYLSTGSVVGAVMQAVNLVLAVLIYIPFIRLQEKHQQCARIEVFKGLADEIQYIQERQTKTILNRHDETGSLARALAEEIREGFKSQAQTLHMEYQPKVNYKGQVVGAEALLRWNHPVFGYVSPIVILNICDEANLTNELGQWIMNRSFSDMKCWHEQGFKVPLSVNLSPRQLKEDGSLVRSVQDCINQLGIEPQYMELELTENATIDATDAICNKLGEITAMGLNLSIDDFGMGHSSLLYICDFYANVIKLDASLVGLVTSDEQRRQIIKSILTLCEQLHVKAVAEGVETREQVEMLHELGCECYQGFYYSRSLNYHSFLEYISRHGTAEEEKQKVKAVEC, encoded by the coding sequence ATGCAAGAATTTGATATATTTATATCTAAGCTGGCAAATCAGCAGATGGTCCGCGTACTCCGCAGAGGATTACTATACTTAATGCCGTTTGTTTTAATCGGTTCCATTGTGCTTGCGCTGCTAAATTTGCCCATACCGGCATACCAGTCATTTATGTCTTATATTTTTGGAGAAGGCTGGCGGGAAATTGGTTTGCTCATATATGAAGGTACACTCCAAATTATGGCGATTATTACGTTGATTACCGTAAGCCATGCGGTTGCGAGCGAAAAAGAGCTCATTAAGTCCGGGGAGGTCAGTACAACTGTCTTACAGGCAGTAGCACTGATCGTTTTCATTATATGGATGAAGACTTCAGATGGTATTGTTATAAGTACAGCAAATGCCGGTTCCTCAGGGATGTTCGGAGCCATTATCATATCATTTCTTGCATGTGGTTTATATTGCTTCTTCCATAAAATACAGGATTGCATCCGGCCTAAAAATCTTATCAGTTATCATGGCAGTCCCCTGACCCGGGAAGCCTTTCGGACGGTATTGCCTGCTTTGCTCACTGTATTCACCTTCAGTATGGGAAAAGTGATGCTTGATTTAATAGGATTTGGCAATTACCAGTTTTTACATAAGATCCATGACATGTGGTTATCGGGACAAAATTTCTATTCAGCAGTAATTATTATTCTCATCACTCACATCTTATGGTTTTTCGGTATCCATGGAGGAAATGTCATTATGGATGCCATGCCTGTTGCTGCTTCGCCAGTATCGTCAGCAATGGATGCGGTTATTTTTAACAAAGAATTTTTTGACACCTATGTTTATTTAGGAGGTGCAGGAGCAACCTTTGGACTGCTGATTGCCTTGCTCCTGGTTGGAAAAAACAGCAGCGAAACCCGGTTGGCAAAGATTTCGGTACTGCCCGGTATATTTAATATCAATGAAGTCATGATATTTGGTTTGCCCATAATATTCAATCCGTATTTTTTTGCTCCATTTGTGTTAGCACCTGTTTTTTTATGCCTTAACGCCTGGATATACGTGAGCGTGGGCTGGGTTCCTCCGGTTACTCAGGCGGTAAAATGGACTACTCCCATTTTCTTATCCGGTTATCTCAGTACGGGATCCGTTGTCGGAGCCGTGATGCAAGCTGTTAATCTGGTGCTGGCTGTGCTGATTTATATTCCCTTCATCAGGCTGCAGGAAAAGCACCAGCAGTGCGCACGCATTGAAGTGTTTAAAGGACTGGCTGACGAAATTCAATATATTCAGGAACGGCAGACTAAAACTATCCTCAACCGTCACGATGAAACAGGCTCTCTTGCCCGTGCTTTGGCGGAAGAGATCAGGGAAGGCTTTAAGAGCCAGGCACAAACCCTTCATATGGAATATCAGCCGAAAGTAAACTATAAAGGCCAGGTCGTGGGAGCAGAAGCTCTTCTGCGATGGAATCATCCCGTATTTGGTTATGTATCCCCTATTGTTATATTAAATATATGTGATGAGGCCAATTTGACGAATGAGCTGGGGCAATGGATTATGAACCGGTCATTCAGCGATATGAAATGCTGGCATGAACAGGGGTTTAAGGTACCCCTTTCCGTAAATCTTAGTCCGCGGCAGCTGAAAGAGGATGGATCCTTGGTTCGATCTGTGCAGGATTGCATCAATCAGTTGGGCATCGAGCCTCAGTATATGGAGCTGGAGCTTACAGAAAACGCTACTATTGATGCGACTGACGCGATATGCAATAAATTAGGGGAGATTACGGCCATGGGACTTAATCTTTCTATTGACGATTTTGGCATGGGTCACAGTTCGCTTCTCTATATATGTGATTTTTACGCGAATGTCATAAAATTAGATGCATCCCTGGTAGGATTGGTAACCAGCGACGAACAGCGCCGGCAGATTATAAAATCAATTCTTACTCTTTGCGAACAGCTGCATGTCAAGGCTGTGGCGGAAGGTGTGGAAACCAGGGAACAGGTCGAAATGCTTCATGAACTTGGATGTGAGTGTTATCAGGGTTTTTATTACAGCAGGTCCTTGAACTATCATAGTTTTCTGGAATATATAAGCCGGCATGGTACGGCGGAGGAGGAGAAACAAAAGGTTAAGGCCGTGGAGTGTTAG
- a CDS encoding aldo/keto reductase produces MQYNNLPGTSIKVSLLSLGTMMFGAQTSEADSLAIMDYACGQGVNFWDTANVYNQGESERIVGKALRGRRDKIILATKVNGQMGVNPNDRGLSRRNIVSAVDASLKRLNTDYIDLYYMHAPDYETKIEETLETMTGLVKSGKVRYIGASNFAAWQIADMLAICDKRGYIAPVITQNVYNLITRGVETELIPFLQAHELGMAVYNPIAGGLLAGKHKPGAPAENTRFANSEAYYKRYWSDENFAAVEKLTEIASENGISILELSMKWCANRAKVTSVISGVSKLSQLEQNISSLEGAALHDDMLQACDAVWHSLAGTRFGYNR; encoded by the coding sequence ATGCAATATAACAATTTGCCCGGAACAAGTATTAAAGTTTCATTACTAAGCCTTGGCACGATGATGTTCGGCGCTCAGACCAGTGAAGCTGACAGTCTCGCCATCATGGATTATGCCTGCGGTCAAGGTGTAAACTTTTGGGACACTGCCAATGTGTACAATCAGGGCGAAAGCGAACGAATCGTCGGCAAGGCCTTAAGAGGACGGCGCGATAAAATCATTCTCGCTACGAAAGTTAACGGCCAGATGGGCGTAAATCCCAATGACAGGGGCCTTTCGCGCCGGAATATTGTCTCCGCTGTGGATGCCAGCTTAAAGCGCCTGAATACGGATTATATTGACCTCTATTATATGCACGCCCCAGATTACGAAACAAAGATTGAGGAAACTCTGGAGACAATGACTGGCCTTGTTAAGTCTGGAAAGGTCCGCTATATCGGTGCCAGTAATTTTGCCGCCTGGCAGATTGCCGATATGCTGGCTATCTGCGATAAGCGGGGATACATCGCACCGGTCATCACGCAGAACGTATACAACCTCATTACGCGCGGCGTAGAGACGGAGCTCATTCCATTTTTGCAGGCGCATGAACTTGGAATGGCAGTATACAACCCTATCGCAGGCGGACTTCTGGCCGGAAAACATAAGCCAGGCGCCCCGGCAGAGAATACCCGTTTCGCAAACAGTGAAGCCTATTATAAACGCTACTGGTCAGATGAGAATTTTGCAGCTGTTGAAAAGCTGACAGAAATCGCTTCAGAGAATGGTATTAGTATTCTAGAACTTTCCATGAAATGGTGTGCAAACCGCGCCAAAGTCACCAGCGTGATCAGCGGTGTCAGCAAGCTCTCACAGTTAGAACAGAATATATCTTCACTGGAGGGAGCCGCACTTCATGATGACATGCTGCAGGCTTGCGATGCTGTATGGCATTCCCTGGCGGGTACACGCTTTGGATACAATCGATGA
- a CDS encoding NAD-dependent epimerase/dehydratase family protein, translating into MKKIVITGTAGLLGPYVVKHFLEQGYEVLSVDKGKPAEPLTRHMTADLTNLGECYGILEGANAVIHLAAIPTAYIFPNEVTFRNNVMATYNILEAAAGLGITKAVIASSECTYGICNSRQGLAPVYVPVDEEHPALPEDSYGLGKIVGETIADAINRRCGMQIVSFRIGNIINKEKYLNFPGFIHNSEKRKQLMWNYIDARDIAVACRLAIEKDGLGSIVMNLAADDNCMDIKSCDLMKAEYPNVTDIRTPIDEYQTLYSNEKAKKILGWKPVHFWRENVPQE; encoded by the coding sequence ATGAAAAAAATAGTGATAACCGGAACAGCGGGTCTTCTTGGCCCCTACGTAGTTAAGCATTTTTTAGAGCAGGGATATGAGGTTCTGAGTGTAGACAAAGGAAAGCCGGCCGAGCCTTTGACACGTCATATGACAGCTGACTTAACCAACCTTGGCGAATGTTACGGAATCTTAGAAGGCGCAAATGCTGTGATCCACCTTGCTGCAATCCCTACAGCATACATTTTCCCCAATGAGGTTACATTTCGAAATAATGTAATGGCCACTTATAATATTCTCGAAGCGGCGGCAGGATTAGGAATTACAAAAGCTGTTATTGCCTCCAGCGAATGTACCTATGGAATCTGCAACTCCCGCCAGGGTTTGGCACCTGTTTATGTTCCCGTAGATGAAGAACACCCGGCACTTCCTGAAGACAGCTATGGCCTTGGAAAAATAGTTGGAGAAACAATTGCTGACGCGATTAACCGCCGCTGCGGAATGCAGATCGTCTCGTTTCGAATCGGCAATATTATAAACAAGGAGAAATATTTGAACTTCCCCGGTTTTATACATAATTCTGAGAAACGCAAACAACTTATGTGGAATTATATTGACGCTCGTGACATCGCTGTGGCATGCCGCCTTGCTATCGAAAAAGATGGACTCGGTTCTATCGTAATGAATCTTGCCGCTGATGATAACTGTATGGACATCAAAAGCTGTGATCTGATGAAAGCTGAATATCCAAACGTGACTGACATTCGTACCCCAATTGATGAATATCAGACCTTATATTCCAATGAAAAGGCAAAAAAGATCCTGGGTTGGAAGCCTGTTCATTTCTGGAGAGAAAATGTACCTCAGGAATAA